The following proteins are encoded in a genomic region of Gossypium hirsutum isolate 1008001.06 chromosome D05, Gossypium_hirsutum_v2.1, whole genome shotgun sequence:
- the LOC107902153 gene encoding peroxisome biogenesis protein 5 isoform X2 codes for MSMRELVTGGAACAVPGSSSSSSNPLGAFANALIGSSSKTQGVLKEIPNAAAASPHAQFYPHADDPVAALPGSELDRPFLQSNPQGSEFIRGFRTADANGLADAWEEIQRQPHFDRVYEGATPAPPIQPSLDGPPQRVLSSFLHSFVDSSRSGIPLHPTPLPLLGLSQGDKQCIRDRSSIMARHIFADKSEEFINAQVNALLSSLEIENDIHARGPMPGRFRELEDYWNESQGVLKPGAHAADGWVTEFSQNRPHHGDLEAWAHSFEQKHGAGGWASEFEQEQAQLTSVDQMRGGNIESLAAIQQTRMLAHTLSQNSDPKFQSSKFLQFVSKMSRGELIIDDNQVKPASENWATEYQQQYNGGASWADEFVHDEVFRGPDHWANEFGAERLQQESVDDQWVNEFSKLHVDDWAEEFGRQVGEGALGDSSSDNWANSYDEFLNEQLAAKQRSDASRGVYVFSDMNPYVGHQNPLKEGQELFRKGLLSEAVLALEAEVMKNPENAEGWRLLGITHAENDDDQQAIAAMMRAQEADPTNLEVLLALGVSHTNELEQTAALKYLYGWLRHHPKYGTLAPPELANSLYYADALDLKPNYVRAWANMGISYANQGMYEESIRYYVRALAMNPKADNAWQYLRISLSCVSRNDMVEACDSRNLEILQKEFPL; via the exons ATGTCGATGCGTGAACTGGTTACGGGAGGAGCTGCTTGTGCCGTTCCTggttcttcttcctcttcctccaATCCTCTAGGTGCTTTCGCCAACGCTCTTATCGGTTCTTCTTCCAAGACCCAg GGGGTGTTGAAGGAGATTCCAAACGCAGCAGCAGCTTCTCCCCACGCCCAATTCTACCCCCACGCCGATGATCCCGTTGCTGCTCTTCCTGGCTCTGAGCTCGACCGCCCCTTTCTCCAATCTAATCCCCAG GGCTCCGAGTTCATCAGAGGCTTCCGCACTGCCGATGCCAATGGACTCGCAGATGCATGGGAAGAGATACAGCGTCAACCTCACTTTGACCGCGTTTACGAGGGTGCCACGCCAGCACCACCAATTCAACCCTCTCTTGATG GACCACCTCAAAGGGTGCTGTCAAGCTTTTTGCACTCCTTTGTTGACAGTAGCCGAAGTGGAATTCCTTTACACCCCACCCCACTTCCTCTGTTAGGATTGTCTCAAGGTGATAAGCAGTGCATACGTGATCGTAGCAGCATAATGGCCCGACACATTTTTGCTGATAAGAGTGAAGAATTTATCAATGCTCAG GTAAATGCACTCTTGAGTTCCTTGGAAATAGAAAATGATATCCATGCCAGGGGACCCATGCCTGGGAGATTTAGAGAACTGGAGGACTACTGGAATGAATCCCAAGGTGTCCTGAAGCCTGGTGCTCATGCTGCTGATGGATGGGTTACTGAATTCAGCCAAAATAGACCACACCATGGTGATCTGGAAGCTTGGGCTCACTCATTTGAACAAAAGCATGGTGCTGGTGGTTGGGCCTCTGAATTTGAGCAG GAACAAGCTCAGTTAACATCTGTAGATCAAATGAGAGGGGGAAATATAGAAAGTTTGGCTGCAATTCAGCAGACTAGGATGCTTGCACATACACTCTCTCAAAACAGTGATCCTAAATTTCAG AGttcaaaatttcttcaatttgTATCAAAGATGAGTCGTGGCGAACTTATCATTGATGATAATCAGGTCAAACCAGCATCAGAGAACTGGGCAACAGAATATCAGCAACAGTACAATGGAGGTGCTTCTTGGGCTGATGAATTTGTTCATGATGAG GTTTTCCGTGGACCCGACCATTGGGCCAATGAATTTGGTGCTGAAAGATTGCAACAAGAGTCTGTTGATGATCAATGGGTCAATGAATTCTCAAAGTTGCATGTTGATGACTGGGCAGAAGAATTTGGTCGTCAAGTTGGTGAGGGGGCTTTGGGAGATAGTTCGTCTGATAACTGGGCAAATTCATATGATGA GTTCCTTAATGAGCAATTAGCTGCTAAGCAGCGGTCGGACGCTTCAAGGGGTGTTTATGTATTTTCTGATATGAATCCATATGTTGGTCATCAAAATCCTTTAAAAGAAGGTCAAGAGCTATTCAGGAAAGGGCTTTTGAGTGAAGCAGTGCTTGCCCTAGAGGCTGAAGTTATGAAAAATCCTGAGAATGCTGAAGGTTGGAGATTGCTAGGAATAACCCATGCTGAAAATGATGATGACCAACAG GCTATTGCAGCAATGATGCGTGCTCAGGAGGCCGATCCTACCAATCTGGAAGTACTTCTTGCTCTTGGTGTGAGTCATACAAATG AATTGGAACAGACTGCTGCTTTAAAGTATCTGTATGGATGGTTACGTCATCACCCAAAGTATGGTACTCTTGCGCCACCGGAGCTTGCTAATTCTTTGTATTATGCTGAT GCACTAGATTTGAAGCCAAACTATGTGCGTGCTTGGGCAAACATGGGTATCAGTTATGCCAACCAG GGTATGTATGAGGAGTCGATCCGATATTATGTTCGAGCTCTGGCAATGAATCCCAAGGCTGATAATGCATGGCAATATCTAAGAATATCTTTAAG CTGTGTCTCGCGGAATGATATGGTGGAAGCTTGTGATTCCAGGAATCTTGAGATTTTACAGAAGGAGTTTCCTCTATGA
- the LOC107902153 gene encoding peroxisome biogenesis protein 5 isoform X3, which produces MSMRELVTGGAACAVPGSSSSSSNPLGAFANALIGSSSKTQGVLKEIPNAAAASPHAQFYPHADDPVAALPGSELDRPFLQSNPQGSEFIRGFRTADANGLADAWEEIQRQPHFDRVYEGATPAPPIQPSLDGPPQRVLSSFLHSFVDSSRSGIPLHPTPLPLLGLSQGDKQCIRDRSSIMARHIFADKSEEFINAQVNALLSSLEIENDIHARGPMPGRFRELEDYWNESQGVLKPGAHAADGWVTEFSQNRPHHGDLEAWAHSFEQKHGAGGWASEFEQEQAQLTSVDQMRGGNIESLAAIQQTRMLAHTLSQNSDPKFQSSKFLQFVSKMSRGELIIDDNQVKPASENWATEYQQQYNGGASWADEFVHDEVFRGPDHWANEFGAERLQQESVDDQWVNEFSKLHVDDWAEEFGRQVGEGALGDSSSDNWANSYDEFLNEQLAAKQRSDASRGVYVFSDMNPYVGHQNPLKEGQELFRKGLLSEAVLALEAEVMKNPENAEGWRLLGITHAENDDDQQAIAAMMRAQEADPTNLEVLLALGVSHTNELEQTAALKYLYGWLRHHPKYGTLAPPELANSLYYADVSTLGC; this is translated from the exons ATGTCGATGCGTGAACTGGTTACGGGAGGAGCTGCTTGTGCCGTTCCTggttcttcttcctcttcctccaATCCTCTAGGTGCTTTCGCCAACGCTCTTATCGGTTCTTCTTCCAAGACCCAg GGGGTGTTGAAGGAGATTCCAAACGCAGCAGCAGCTTCTCCCCACGCCCAATTCTACCCCCACGCCGATGATCCCGTTGCTGCTCTTCCTGGCTCTGAGCTCGACCGCCCCTTTCTCCAATCTAATCCCCAG GGCTCCGAGTTCATCAGAGGCTTCCGCACTGCCGATGCCAATGGACTCGCAGATGCATGGGAAGAGATACAGCGTCAACCTCACTTTGACCGCGTTTACGAGGGTGCCACGCCAGCACCACCAATTCAACCCTCTCTTGATG GACCACCTCAAAGGGTGCTGTCAAGCTTTTTGCACTCCTTTGTTGACAGTAGCCGAAGTGGAATTCCTTTACACCCCACCCCACTTCCTCTGTTAGGATTGTCTCAAGGTGATAAGCAGTGCATACGTGATCGTAGCAGCATAATGGCCCGACACATTTTTGCTGATAAGAGTGAAGAATTTATCAATGCTCAG GTAAATGCACTCTTGAGTTCCTTGGAAATAGAAAATGATATCCATGCCAGGGGACCCATGCCTGGGAGATTTAGAGAACTGGAGGACTACTGGAATGAATCCCAAGGTGTCCTGAAGCCTGGTGCTCATGCTGCTGATGGATGGGTTACTGAATTCAGCCAAAATAGACCACACCATGGTGATCTGGAAGCTTGGGCTCACTCATTTGAACAAAAGCATGGTGCTGGTGGTTGGGCCTCTGAATTTGAGCAG GAACAAGCTCAGTTAACATCTGTAGATCAAATGAGAGGGGGAAATATAGAAAGTTTGGCTGCAATTCAGCAGACTAGGATGCTTGCACATACACTCTCTCAAAACAGTGATCCTAAATTTCAG AGttcaaaatttcttcaatttgTATCAAAGATGAGTCGTGGCGAACTTATCATTGATGATAATCAGGTCAAACCAGCATCAGAGAACTGGGCAACAGAATATCAGCAACAGTACAATGGAGGTGCTTCTTGGGCTGATGAATTTGTTCATGATGAG GTTTTCCGTGGACCCGACCATTGGGCCAATGAATTTGGTGCTGAAAGATTGCAACAAGAGTCTGTTGATGATCAATGGGTCAATGAATTCTCAAAGTTGCATGTTGATGACTGGGCAGAAGAATTTGGTCGTCAAGTTGGTGAGGGGGCTTTGGGAGATAGTTCGTCTGATAACTGGGCAAATTCATATGATGA GTTCCTTAATGAGCAATTAGCTGCTAAGCAGCGGTCGGACGCTTCAAGGGGTGTTTATGTATTTTCTGATATGAATCCATATGTTGGTCATCAAAATCCTTTAAAAGAAGGTCAAGAGCTATTCAGGAAAGGGCTTTTGAGTGAAGCAGTGCTTGCCCTAGAGGCTGAAGTTATGAAAAATCCTGAGAATGCTGAAGGTTGGAGATTGCTAGGAATAACCCATGCTGAAAATGATGATGACCAACAG GCTATTGCAGCAATGATGCGTGCTCAGGAGGCCGATCCTACCAATCTGGAAGTACTTCTTGCTCTTGGTGTGAGTCATACAAATG AATTGGAACAGACTGCTGCTTTAAAGTATCTGTATGGATGGTTACGTCATCACCCAAAGTATGGTACTCTTGCGCCACCGGAGCTTGCTAATTCTTTGTATTATGCTGATGTAAGTACACTAG GTTGCTAG
- the LOC107902153 gene encoding peroxisome biogenesis protein 5 isoform X1, whose product MSMRELVTGGAACAVPGSSSSSSNPLGAFANALIGSSSKTQGVLKEIPNAAAASPHAQFYPHADDPVAALPGSELDRPFLQSNPQGSEFIRGFRTADANGLADAWEEIQRQPHFDRVYEGATPAPPIQPSLDGPPQRVLSSFLHSFVDSSRSGIPLHPTPLPLLGLSQGDKQCIRDRSSIMARHIFADKSEEFINAQVNALLSSLEIENDIHARGPMPGRFRELEDYWNESQGVLKPGAHAADGWVTEFSQNRPHHGDLEAWAHSFEQKHGAGGWASEFEQEQAQLTSVDQMRGGNIESLAAIQQTRMLAHTLSQNSDPKFQSSKFLQFVSKMSRGELIIDDNQVKPASENWATEYQQQYNGGASWADEFVHDEVFRGPDHWANEFGAERLQQESVDDQWVNEFSKLHVDDWAEEFGRQVGEGALGDSSSDNWANSYDEFLNEQLAAKQRSDASRGVYVFSDMNPYVGHQNPLKEGQELFRKGLLSEAVLALEAEVMKNPENAEGWRLLGITHAENDDDQQAIAAMMRAQEADPTNLEVLLALGVSHTNELEQTAALKYLYGWLRHHPKYGTLAPPELANSLYYADVARLFNEAAQMSPEDADVHIVLGVLYNLSREYDKAIASFKTALKLKPNDYSLWNKLGATQANSVQSADAILAYQQALDLKPNYVRAWANMGISYANQGMYEESIRYYVRALAMNPKADNAWQYLRISLSCVSRNDMVEACDSRNLEILQKEFPL is encoded by the exons ATGTCGATGCGTGAACTGGTTACGGGAGGAGCTGCTTGTGCCGTTCCTggttcttcttcctcttcctccaATCCTCTAGGTGCTTTCGCCAACGCTCTTATCGGTTCTTCTTCCAAGACCCAg GGGGTGTTGAAGGAGATTCCAAACGCAGCAGCAGCTTCTCCCCACGCCCAATTCTACCCCCACGCCGATGATCCCGTTGCTGCTCTTCCTGGCTCTGAGCTCGACCGCCCCTTTCTCCAATCTAATCCCCAG GGCTCCGAGTTCATCAGAGGCTTCCGCACTGCCGATGCCAATGGACTCGCAGATGCATGGGAAGAGATACAGCGTCAACCTCACTTTGACCGCGTTTACGAGGGTGCCACGCCAGCACCACCAATTCAACCCTCTCTTGATG GACCACCTCAAAGGGTGCTGTCAAGCTTTTTGCACTCCTTTGTTGACAGTAGCCGAAGTGGAATTCCTTTACACCCCACCCCACTTCCTCTGTTAGGATTGTCTCAAGGTGATAAGCAGTGCATACGTGATCGTAGCAGCATAATGGCCCGACACATTTTTGCTGATAAGAGTGAAGAATTTATCAATGCTCAG GTAAATGCACTCTTGAGTTCCTTGGAAATAGAAAATGATATCCATGCCAGGGGACCCATGCCTGGGAGATTTAGAGAACTGGAGGACTACTGGAATGAATCCCAAGGTGTCCTGAAGCCTGGTGCTCATGCTGCTGATGGATGGGTTACTGAATTCAGCCAAAATAGACCACACCATGGTGATCTGGAAGCTTGGGCTCACTCATTTGAACAAAAGCATGGTGCTGGTGGTTGGGCCTCTGAATTTGAGCAG GAACAAGCTCAGTTAACATCTGTAGATCAAATGAGAGGGGGAAATATAGAAAGTTTGGCTGCAATTCAGCAGACTAGGATGCTTGCACATACACTCTCTCAAAACAGTGATCCTAAATTTCAG AGttcaaaatttcttcaatttgTATCAAAGATGAGTCGTGGCGAACTTATCATTGATGATAATCAGGTCAAACCAGCATCAGAGAACTGGGCAACAGAATATCAGCAACAGTACAATGGAGGTGCTTCTTGGGCTGATGAATTTGTTCATGATGAG GTTTTCCGTGGACCCGACCATTGGGCCAATGAATTTGGTGCTGAAAGATTGCAACAAGAGTCTGTTGATGATCAATGGGTCAATGAATTCTCAAAGTTGCATGTTGATGACTGGGCAGAAGAATTTGGTCGTCAAGTTGGTGAGGGGGCTTTGGGAGATAGTTCGTCTGATAACTGGGCAAATTCATATGATGA GTTCCTTAATGAGCAATTAGCTGCTAAGCAGCGGTCGGACGCTTCAAGGGGTGTTTATGTATTTTCTGATATGAATCCATATGTTGGTCATCAAAATCCTTTAAAAGAAGGTCAAGAGCTATTCAGGAAAGGGCTTTTGAGTGAAGCAGTGCTTGCCCTAGAGGCTGAAGTTATGAAAAATCCTGAGAATGCTGAAGGTTGGAGATTGCTAGGAATAACCCATGCTGAAAATGATGATGACCAACAG GCTATTGCAGCAATGATGCGTGCTCAGGAGGCCGATCCTACCAATCTGGAAGTACTTCTTGCTCTTGGTGTGAGTCATACAAATG AATTGGAACAGACTGCTGCTTTAAAGTATCTGTATGGATGGTTACGTCATCACCCAAAGTATGGTACTCTTGCGCCACCGGAGCTTGCTAATTCTTTGTATTATGCTGAT GTTGCTAGATTATTCAATGAAGCTGCTCAGATGTCTCCTGAGGATGCTGATGTACACATTGTCCTTGGTGTTCTGTATAACTTGTCGAGAGAATATGATAAGGCCATTGCATCTTTCAAAACTGCTTTGAAACTTAAACCTAATGATTATTCTCTTTGGAACAAGCTTGGTGCAACACAAGCCAACAGTGTGCAGAGTGCTGATGCAATATTAGCTTATCAACAG GCACTAGATTTGAAGCCAAACTATGTGCGTGCTTGGGCAAACATGGGTATCAGTTATGCCAACCAG GGTATGTATGAGGAGTCGATCCGATATTATGTTCGAGCTCTGGCAATGAATCCCAAGGCTGATAATGCATGGCAATATCTAAGAATATCTTTAAG CTGTGTCTCGCGGAATGATATGGTGGAAGCTTGTGATTCCAGGAATCTTGAGATTTTACAGAAGGAGTTTCCTCTATGA